A single window of Sporosarcina sp. FSL W7-1349 DNA harbors:
- the resB gene encoding cytochrome c biogenesis protein ResB: MSKIKCQCGHENPFGTVLCERCGRPQTEETKKSELVDMRYEGAARRSQTYKRSIVDKIWNFFSSVKVGIGIIIAVLSTSAIGTIFPQKDYIPVDQGSEVEVAAYYERVYGFFGKIYYQFGFHDMYSSWWFKVLIGMLGISIIIASVDRVVPLYKSLKRQRTKRHTSFMKVQRIFGEGAVADPDDSLQKAEEKLKELRYNVKTEDGAILAEKNRFSRWGPYVNHTGLIIFLFGVLLRGLPGFYVDETMWIREGEVRPIKGADGYYLENNEFIVENYSKEEADAVFGEALDRVGSIVKTYQTDVTLYKQAEGSLPGQADQLEKMTDYSIAVNKPLKFDGYSVFQMSYGLDELKSMTFQLTEKASDKSLGEFTVDLENPERTYELAKDTRVDLLEYYPDYDGVKDGELVSKSPAPNNPAFIFNMVTPANPQGERSFVAIRNTFEVEENDYKVSFRGVETRDKSGLTIRKDKTLPILLLGGIIFMIGVIQGSYWNHRRIWVQKGADGKMLVAAHTNKNWFSLKKDLDKVKEVSELPAYADRQDKEAKGEEEGDTL, encoded by the coding sequence ATGAGCAAAATCAAATGCCAGTGCGGTCATGAAAATCCATTTGGCACAGTGCTTTGTGAGCGATGTGGGAGACCTCAGACGGAAGAGACGAAAAAAAGTGAACTCGTCGACATGCGGTATGAAGGGGCGGCAAGAAGGTCCCAGACGTATAAAAGGTCCATCGTGGATAAAATATGGAACTTCTTTTCAAGTGTTAAAGTCGGCATCGGCATCATCATCGCAGTTTTATCCACTTCTGCCATTGGAACGATCTTTCCGCAGAAAGATTATATCCCAGTCGATCAAGGTTCAGAAGTCGAAGTAGCGGCTTATTATGAACGGGTTTACGGTTTTTTCGGCAAGATCTATTATCAATTCGGTTTTCACGATATGTACAGCAGCTGGTGGTTCAAGGTGCTGATCGGCATGCTCGGAATCTCCATCATTATTGCTAGTGTGGACCGGGTTGTACCGCTGTACAAATCATTAAAAAGACAGCGGACGAAGCGCCATACCTCCTTCATGAAAGTACAGCGTATTTTCGGGGAAGGCGCTGTGGCCGATCCGGATGATTCTTTGCAGAAAGCGGAAGAGAAACTGAAAGAGCTCCGTTATAACGTAAAAACGGAGGACGGTGCTATACTTGCGGAGAAAAACCGCTTTTCCCGCTGGGGTCCGTATGTCAATCATACTGGCTTGATCATTTTCTTGTTTGGTGTCCTATTGCGCGGCCTTCCAGGGTTTTATGTCGATGAAACGATGTGGATCCGCGAAGGAGAAGTTCGTCCTATCAAGGGCGCAGACGGGTATTATTTAGAGAATAATGAATTCATTGTGGAAAACTACTCAAAAGAAGAAGCGGATGCGGTATTCGGCGAAGCGCTGGACCGGGTAGGCAGCATCGTGAAAACCTACCAAACGGATGTGACGTTGTACAAGCAGGCGGAAGGTTCCTTGCCTGGACAAGCGGATCAGCTTGAAAAAATGACCGATTATTCGATTGCTGTAAACAAACCATTGAAATTCGATGGCTATAGTGTTTTCCAAATGTCCTACGGCTTGGATGAGTTAAAATCCATGACCTTTCAACTGACAGAGAAAGCAAGCGACAAATCACTCGGCGAATTTACAGTAGATCTTGAAAACCCGGAACGCACCTATGAACTTGCAAAGGATACACGTGTGGACTTGCTTGAATATTATCCTGATTATGACGGCGTCAAAGATGGAGAACTCGTTTCAAAATCCCCGGCTCCGAATAATCCGGCCTTCATTTTCAATATGGTCACGCCTGCAAACCCACAAGGCGAAAGAAGTTTTGTCGCCATCCGGAATACGTTTGAAGTGGAAGAGAATGATTACAAAGTCAGCTTCCGTGGAGTTGAAACACGGGATAAGTCCGGGTTAACGATTCGGAAAGACAAGACTTTGCCGATCCTCCTGCTAGGGGGCATCATCTTCATGATCGGTGTCATCCAAGGATCCTACTGGAACCATAGAAGGATTTGGGTGCAAAAAGGAGCGGATGGAAAGATGCTCGTTGCCGCTCATACGAATAAAAACTGGTTCTCGTTGAAGAAGGATTTGGACAAAGTGAAAGAGGTATCGGAGTTGCCGGCCTATGCAGATCGGCAAGACAAAGAGGCCAAAGGTGAAGAGGAAGGGGATACGCTGTAA
- the ccsB gene encoding c-type cytochrome biogenesis protein CcsB, translating to MGLANISATLLEISFVAYLIATAFFGGAVKGAKSESSYKNNRWGQIGIVITIIGFITHIGYFITRWIASGHAPVSNMFEFTTAFGMMLVGAFILIFFLYRTPSLGLFALPIALLIIAYASMFPKEVTPLIPALQSHWLTIHVITAALGESILAISAVAGLIYLMKNVDMTKKSKQRFWLEAVMFVIVIVIGFVLSASTFKLMGYEADFSYIDKNEQPAKITYNYPPLFGMNEYEALTPDAMTPWAELPPVINAKTLTTFVWSFAIGTVLYILLRLILRKPIAMLFQPFARKANLQLMDEIGYRSVLIGFPVFTLGALIFAMIWAHEAWARFWGWDPKEVWALITWLFYAAFLHLRLSRGWEGEKSAWLAVIGFIIIMFNLIAVNLIIAGLHSYA from the coding sequence ATGGGTTTAGCGAATATCAGTGCGACGCTCCTGGAAATTTCCTTCGTTGCCTATTTGATTGCGACCGCTTTTTTTGGCGGAGCGGTAAAAGGTGCGAAATCGGAATCGTCGTATAAAAATAATCGATGGGGCCAGATCGGTATTGTGATCACCATCATCGGGTTCATTACACATATCGGTTATTTTATAACAAGATGGATTGCGTCGGGACATGCGCCTGTCAGTAATATGTTCGAATTCACGACCGCTTTCGGCATGATGCTCGTCGGTGCGTTCATCCTCATATTTTTCTTATACCGCACGCCTTCTTTGGGGCTTTTCGCATTGCCGATCGCGTTGTTGATCATCGCGTATGCGAGCATGTTCCCGAAAGAAGTGACGCCGCTCATTCCCGCCTTGCAAAGTCATTGGTTGACAATTCACGTCATCACGGCAGCGCTCGGTGAATCGATCCTGGCCATCAGTGCGGTTGCCGGATTGATATATTTAATGAAGAATGTCGATATGACGAAAAAGTCAAAACAGCGGTTCTGGCTCGAGGCAGTCATGTTCGTCATAGTGATTGTCATCGGTTTTGTCCTATCAGCATCGACTTTCAAACTCATGGGGTATGAAGCGGATTTCAGCTATATCGACAAAAATGAACAGCCGGCCAAAATCACATACAATTACCCGCCGCTCTTCGGCATGAATGAATACGAAGCGCTGACACCGGACGCAATGACGCCATGGGCTGAACTGCCTCCTGTCATCAATGCGAAGACATTGACGACGTTCGTGTGGTCATTTGCAATTGGGACTGTTTTGTATATTCTTCTCCGGCTAATTCTCCGGAAGCCGATTGCCATGCTATTCCAGCCGTTTGCGCGCAAGGCGAATTTGCAGTTGATGGATGAGATCGGCTACCGTTCGGTGTTGATCGGATTCCCGGTCTTTACGCTCGGCGCACTCATCTTTGCGATGATCTGGGCACATGAAGCGTGGGCCAGATTCTGGGGTTGGGATCCAAAAGAAGTATGGGCATTGATCACCTGGTTGTTTTACGCGGCATTCCTTCATCTGCGGCTCTCTCGCGGATGGGAAGGGGAAAAGTCCGCTTGGCTTGCGGTCATCGGATTCATCATCATTATGTTCAATCTGATTGCCGTCAACTTAATCATTGCGGGTCTGCATTCATACGCATAA
- the sigX gene encoding RNA polymerase sigma factor SigX, with the protein MNDSVFHRLYDEYHHDVFKFLIYLTGDRDQAEDLMHEVYVRVLRAYAGFEGKSSEKTWLFSIAKNVAIDHFRKSAVRRKHLFDKFDWEKSELVSTGILPDELVSLNDEMKELLQALDTCTGDQKMVVVMRYFQDLSIAETAEALGWTEGKVKTTQHRAIKALQKKLHARSAEGRRPND; encoded by the coding sequence ATGAACGACTCCGTTTTCCACCGGCTTTATGATGAATACCATCACGATGTGTTCAAATTCCTCATCTATTTGACGGGCGACCGTGATCAAGCCGAGGATCTGATGCATGAGGTATATGTGAGGGTACTTAGGGCATATGCCGGATTTGAAGGGAAAAGTTCTGAAAAGACTTGGCTTTTTTCGATAGCGAAAAATGTGGCAATCGATCATTTTAGGAAATCCGCTGTCCGAAGAAAGCATTTATTCGATAAGTTCGACTGGGAAAAGAGCGAGCTCGTATCCACTGGCATCCTCCCAGATGAACTCGTCTCACTGAATGATGAGATGAAGGAGCTGCTGCAAGCGTTGGACACATGCACAGGCGATCAGAAAATGGTTGTCGTCATGCGGTATTTTCAAGACTTATCCATAGCAGAGACGGCCGAAGCGCTCGGCTGGACGGAAGGGAAAGTGAAAACAACACAGCATCGTGCCATCAAGGCGTTGCAAAAGAAATTACATGCCCGTTCGGCAGAAGGGAGGAGACCGAATGACTGA
- a CDS encoding D-alanyl-D-alanine carboxypeptidase family protein, with protein sequence MKRALLLTVCFAWFMLGKPVDASAAQAYAVIDAETGRLLDGRNEDTPLPIASLTKIWTAFTYLESGVESGEITISPAAASSEGSSIYLKSGTAVQDKTLLYGLMLRSGNDAAHALAEHAGGSVEGFVQLMQEKAILHGLDRTVFTNPSGLHNEQHLSTAYETGLMLRYAMENETFREIATTKKHVYQNEENTYHWQNKHRLLHSEPTAVAGKTGFTKAAGRTLATYFEKDRKKIIVVTLNDPDDWTTHLDLADKAFSTYKRVTIAKKGVYKIFPGVQAELEEPIELLMKKGEQAKLSNLVQIPRGKRPTATGIWTVSFDNEPIVATDVIIRQKR encoded by the coding sequence TTGAAACGGGCACTTCTGTTGACCGTATGTTTCGCCTGGTTCATGCTGGGCAAGCCTGTGGATGCATCGGCTGCGCAAGCGTATGCGGTTATCGATGCGGAAACGGGACGCCTGCTGGATGGGCGCAATGAAGACACGCCATTGCCGATTGCCAGTTTGACGAAAATCTGGACCGCGTTCACGTATCTCGAAAGCGGCGTAGAGTCGGGTGAAATCACCATATCACCGGCGGCAGCTTCATCGGAAGGCTCCTCCATTTATTTAAAAAGTGGGACGGCCGTCCAGGATAAGACGTTGCTCTACGGGCTGATGCTGCGTTCGGGAAATGATGCCGCGCATGCGTTGGCGGAACATGCCGGTGGTTCGGTAGAGGGGTTTGTCCAGCTGATGCAGGAGAAAGCGATTCTCCACGGGTTGGATCGGACCGTATTTACGAACCCTTCCGGCCTGCATAATGAACAGCATCTTTCCACTGCGTATGAAACAGGACTGATGCTGCGCTACGCGATGGAAAATGAAACGTTCCGTGAAATCGCTACTACGAAGAAGCATGTGTACCAGAACGAGGAGAATACGTACCATTGGCAGAACAAACATCGGCTGCTCCATTCCGAGCCGACAGCGGTTGCCGGTAAGACGGGCTTCACGAAGGCGGCCGGCCGGACATTGGCCACCTATTTCGAGAAAGATCGAAAAAAAATCATCGTTGTGACATTGAATGATCCGGATGATTGGACCACCCATCTGGATTTGGCCGACAAGGCGTTTTCGACATATAAACGGGTCACCATCGCCAAAAAGGGTGTCTATAAAATCTTCCCGGGTGTACAAGCGGAATTGGAGGAACCGATCGAGCTACTGATGAAAAAAGGGGAGCAGGCAAAACTGTCGAATCTGGTCCAGATTCCACGCGGCAAACGTCCGACCGCCACGGGTATATGGACTGTGTCTTTCGACAATGAACCGATCGTAGCTACCGATGTGATTATCCGGCAGAAGCGTTGA
- a CDS encoding pseudouridine synthase: protein MERLQKVLAQAGVASRRKSEQLILDGKVKVNGVKVTELGTKVTNSDRVEVEGVELVKENFVYYLLYKPRGFISTVHDEKGRKTVLDLFPEVEERIFPVGRLDYDTSGIIILTNDGDFSYLMTHPKFGIKKKYIAKVKGIPTRESLRKLERGIELEDGKTAPAHVKMQTVDKKAGTALIEITIHEGRNRQVRRMFDAIGHPVLKLRRESFAMLTTHGLNAGESRQLTTHEVKQLRVLAETGKIG from the coding sequence TTGGAAAGACTACAGAAAGTGCTGGCGCAAGCGGGCGTAGCATCACGAAGAAAATCTGAGCAATTGATATTGGATGGAAAAGTGAAAGTGAATGGCGTCAAAGTTACGGAACTCGGAACGAAAGTAACGAATTCGGATCGGGTGGAAGTAGAAGGCGTGGAACTCGTCAAAGAAAACTTTGTCTATTATCTACTTTATAAACCGCGCGGCTTCATTTCGACGGTCCATGATGAAAAAGGCCGAAAAACCGTGCTGGATCTTTTTCCGGAAGTCGAGGAGCGGATTTTCCCGGTCGGGCGTCTGGATTATGATACGTCAGGTATTATTATTTTGACAAATGATGGTGATTTTTCTTATTTGATGACTCATCCGAAATTCGGCATCAAGAAAAAGTATATTGCAAAAGTGAAAGGAATTCCGACCCGGGAATCGTTGCGCAAATTGGAACGAGGAATTGAGCTGGAGGACGGCAAGACGGCGCCTGCCCATGTAAAAATGCAGACTGTCGATAAGAAGGCCGGAACGGCGCTCATCGAAATTACGATTCATGAAGGTCGGAACCGTCAAGTGCGCCGGATGTTCGATGCAATCGGCCACCCGGTTTTAAAACTGCGCAGGGAGTCGTTCGCCATGCTGACGACGCACGGCTTGAATGCCGGGGAGTCCCGCCAGCTGACGACGCATGAGGTGAAGCAGTTGCGTGTTTTGGCCGAAACAGGAAAAATCGGATAA
- the scpB gene encoding SMC-Scp complex subunit ScpB, protein MDVEDRLVGMVESFLFLMGDEGLTRSQLTVLTDRREEEIERALESLHASYEERPDSGITLRIFGGAYRLVTKAEFADDMKRLLENPSPKSMTQASLEVLAIIAYKQPVTRVEIDDLRGVKSEGPIHTLIAKGYIMEKGRSEGTGRAILYGTTDLFLDRFGLRSIADLPPLLQGEEEETEDADLFMSKFQEAFSMEEEGETDF, encoded by the coding sequence ATGGACGTGGAAGATCGATTAGTTGGTATGGTGGAAAGCTTTTTATTTTTAATGGGGGATGAAGGATTGACCCGTTCCCAGTTAACGGTTTTGACCGATCGGAGAGAGGAAGAAATCGAGCGGGCATTGGAGAGCTTGCATGCAAGCTATGAAGAACGTCCGGATAGCGGCATTACGCTGAGAATATTCGGCGGTGCCTATCGGCTCGTCACGAAAGCGGAATTTGCCGATGATATGAAGCGGTTGCTCGAAAATCCTTCCCCTAAATCGATGACACAGGCTTCCTTGGAAGTGCTGGCCATCATTGCGTATAAGCAACCGGTGACGCGTGTGGAAATCGACGACTTGCGGGGCGTCAAATCGGAAGGTCCGATTCATACATTGATCGCCAAAGGATATATTATGGAGAAAGGGCGCTCGGAAGGAACCGGGCGGGCAATCCTTTATGGAACGACAGATCTGTTCCTGGACCGGTTCGGCCTACGTTCGATTGCCGATCTTCCGCCGCTTTTGCAAGGGGAGGAAGAGGAAACGGAAGATGCCGATCTGTTCATGAGCAAGTTCCAAGAAGCATTCTCGATGGAAGAGGAAGGAGAGACCGATTTTTGA
- the resA gene encoding thiol-disulfide oxidoreductase ResA has product MDKKRKRLIIRTIVLLVLVSAVIYSIASKEKVEVLAIGDKAPDFELVDLDGNKHRLSDYKGQGVFLNFWGTWCPPCKEEMPHMEKQYQDFKDKGVQILAVDIAEPVLKVESFRDQYGLTFPIAIDKNKSVMEVYNIGPLPTTVLIDKDGKIVHIEKRGMSEEVIRSFMERIQPK; this is encoded by the coding sequence ATGGATAAAAAAAGAAAACGTCTAATCATCAGGACGATTGTTCTACTAGTGCTCGTTTCGGCAGTCATCTATTCAATAGCCTCGAAAGAGAAGGTGGAAGTCTTGGCAATCGGGGACAAGGCTCCGGATTTCGAGCTTGTCGACTTGGATGGTAATAAGCATCGCCTGTCCGATTATAAAGGCCAAGGGGTATTCCTGAATTTCTGGGGAACTTGGTGTCCGCCGTGCAAAGAGGAAATGCCTCATATGGAAAAGCAATATCAGGACTTTAAAGACAAAGGTGTCCAAATCTTGGCAGTGGATATTGCGGAACCGGTATTGAAAGTCGAGTCATTCCGAGATCAATACGGGTTGACATTCCCAATTGCGATCGACAAGAACAAAAGCGTCATGGAAGTCTATAATATTGGACCATTGCCAACGACTGTATTAATTGATAAAGACGGGAAAATCGTCCATATCGAAAAAAGAGGAATGAGCGAAGAAGTGATCCGGTCATTCATGGAACGCATTCAACCGAAGTAA
- a CDS encoding ATP-binding protein: MNRIWNSIVGKLWATILLLVSFVLFIVTVLLLEFLSNFHAKQAEDSLWREASTIAKIVVDHDSESSMQMIIHDILDDEKSAMIVSPSGELKYSFHSGLNTEPIEKKILEDRTLYSLDEEVKEPVLKEMILPSNSETNVMEQYFVLGFPFEDGQDQVGSVIIYQNMDAVHRTTQRTTHIVLLSALIAFVLTTFFAFFLSTRITSPLRGLRQAAGELAKGNFDTRIPVFQNDEIGQLATAFNQMGRQLKYHVELINQEKEQLSSILTSMTDAVITFNRDATILLRNPQAERMLQNWYAKNDKMDDTIPPEVVHMLDHVVTFAEEVEDELELGGRFYMISLSPLYSGDSIRGAVVVFRDMTEQHKLDKLRSDFIANVSHELRTPISMLQGYSEAILDDVIANEEERNEMIQIIHDESMRMGRLVTDLLDLARMESGNMRLYEEDVPMIPFLGRVLHKFSQIARDAHVELTFQYPEEDDIILHVDADRLEQVFTNLIDNAVRHTPEGGNVDLGIAKKTDAVEITVSDTGIGIPEEDLPFIFERFYKADKARTRKKGGTGLGLAIAKNIIDSHGGAISARRGDEKGTVFTCRLPLKRM, translated from the coding sequence ATGAATAGAATATGGAACTCAATCGTCGGGAAGCTATGGGCCACCATATTGCTTCTCGTTTCCTTTGTCCTCTTCATCGTCACTGTCCTGCTTCTGGAATTCCTGAGTAATTTCCATGCGAAGCAGGCGGAGGATTCGTTGTGGCGAGAAGCATCGACGATTGCCAAAATCGTAGTGGACCATGATAGCGAATCTTCCATGCAAATGATCATCCATGATATTCTTGATGATGAAAAAAGTGCCATGATCGTCAGTCCGAGTGGAGAATTGAAGTACAGTTTCCATTCGGGGCTGAATACGGAACCAATCGAGAAGAAAATATTGGAAGACCGCACTTTGTACTCCCTTGACGAAGAAGTGAAAGAACCCGTGTTGAAGGAGATGATTCTTCCTTCCAATTCAGAGACGAATGTGATGGAACAATATTTTGTTCTAGGATTTCCTTTTGAAGATGGACAGGATCAAGTCGGTTCGGTCATCATTTACCAGAACATGGATGCAGTTCATCGAACGACCCAGCGGACGACACATATCGTCCTGTTATCTGCACTGATTGCGTTTGTCCTGACGACCTTTTTTGCGTTTTTCCTGTCGACCCGCATTACATCGCCGTTGCGGGGGCTGCGGCAGGCGGCGGGAGAGCTGGCGAAAGGGAATTTCGACACGCGGATTCCGGTTTTTCAAAATGATGAAATCGGCCAGCTGGCAACTGCGTTCAACCAGATGGGGAGGCAGCTGAAATACCATGTGGAATTGATCAATCAGGAAAAAGAGCAGCTGTCGAGCATTTTGACATCGATGACCGACGCTGTCATCACGTTCAATCGGGATGCCACCATCTTGCTACGCAATCCGCAAGCAGAGCGGATGCTTCAAAATTGGTACGCAAAAAACGATAAAATGGATGATACCATTCCACCGGAAGTCGTCCATATGCTCGATCATGTCGTTACCTTTGCAGAAGAAGTGGAAGATGAATTGGAGCTCGGCGGTCGATTTTATATGATCTCCCTCAGTCCATTGTATAGCGGAGACAGCATCCGCGGCGCGGTTGTCGTCTTTCGGGACATGACCGAACAGCATAAATTGGATAAACTGCGTTCCGATTTCATCGCTAACGTATCCCACGAACTGAGGACGCCGATTTCCATGCTGCAAGGGTATAGTGAAGCAATACTGGACGATGTCATTGCAAATGAAGAAGAGCGCAACGAGATGATTCAGATTATCCATGATGAGTCGATGAGGATGGGACGCCTCGTCACCGACCTGCTCGATTTGGCCCGGATGGAATCCGGCAATATGCGACTGTATGAAGAAGATGTCCCAATGATTCCGTTCCTAGGCAGGGTCCTGCATAAGTTCTCGCAAATTGCACGGGATGCCCATGTTGAATTGACTTTCCAATATCCGGAAGAGGACGATATCATCCTCCACGTCGATGCGGATCGGCTAGAGCAGGTATTCACGAACTTGATCGACAATGCGGTCCGGCACACTCCCGAAGGCGGAAATGTCGATCTCGGCATTGCTAAAAAGACGGATGCGGTTGAAATCACAGTATCCGATACGGGAATCGGAATACCGGAAGAGGATTTGCCTTTCATATTTGAACGGTTTTACAAGGCGGACAAGGCGAGAACCCGGAAAAAAGGCGGGACGGGTCTTGGCCTGGCAATTGCTAAAAATATTATCGATTCCCACGGCGGAGCCATTTCGGCACGGCGCGGAGATGAAAAAGGGACAGTATTCACTTGCCGTCTGCCGTTGAAAAGAATGTAA
- a CDS encoding response regulator transcription factor, whose translation MEEKVKLLVVDDEERILRLLNMYLTREGYEIDEAMNGSEALEKALAQQYDCILLDVMMPEKDGMEVLQELREKKIMTPVILLTAKGEESDRVSGFESGADDYIVKPFSPREVVLRVKAILRRSVAFPGAVASSASKDLVVFPQLTIDHDAHRVTAEGKEVNLTPKEYELLYFLAKSPDKVFDREQLLKEVWHYEFFGDLRTVDTHVKRLREKLSRVSDQAAKMIVTVWGVGYKFEVPQE comes from the coding sequence ATGGAAGAAAAAGTGAAGTTGTTAGTGGTGGATGATGAGGAACGGATTCTTCGTTTGTTGAATATGTATTTAACCCGTGAAGGGTATGAAATTGACGAGGCAATGAACGGGTCGGAGGCGCTGGAAAAAGCGTTGGCTCAACAATATGACTGCATCTTGCTGGATGTCATGATGCCCGAAAAAGACGGGATGGAAGTGTTACAGGAACTGCGTGAGAAGAAAATCATGACACCGGTTATTTTATTGACAGCTAAAGGAGAGGAGTCGGACCGAGTATCCGGATTCGAATCGGGGGCGGATGATTACATCGTGAAACCGTTCAGCCCGAGGGAAGTCGTGTTGCGCGTCAAGGCGATCCTCAGAAGATCCGTGGCCTTCCCGGGCGCTGTCGCTTCGTCTGCATCGAAAGACTTGGTCGTCTTCCCGCAATTGACGATCGACCACGATGCACACCGCGTGACTGCGGAAGGGAAAGAGGTGAACCTGACGCCGAAGGAATACGAACTTCTCTATTTCCTGGCGAAATCTCCGGATAAAGTGTTCGATCGGGAACAACTATTGAAAGAAGTCTGGCACTATGAGTTTTTCGGTGATCTACGGACCGTTGACACCCACGTCAAACGGTTGCGTGAAAAATTGAGCCGCGTCTCCGATCAGGCGGCTAAAATGATTGTGACAGTATGGGGAGTCGGATATAAGTTCGAGGTCCCGCAAGAATAA